In a genomic window of Spirosoma agri:
- a CDS encoding alpha-amylase family protein — protein sequence MSIVSNDLKADWQLNHLLYTEAYQSGRSSFIHNLLPQLALQFSVYQTLEILHKRLGNDVLRRALDPLDTIPSPVKGQPDGEWIKQSNMVGINVRTIGSFWQVVNYALTLPASHDSIHLLPIWEPGIVGSLYGMVSWQINPEFFDVELARYVPALDTVEKQLKVVMNLLHAMGRTVGMDVIPHTDRFSEMVLACPSLFEWVQRDGDKIADQSSLVYKYVEEAIWQYLKYVGAADGSPITFAKDVFFSTDLAILTDDQRLRILFGLPNDYGGRLQRRINLIRHLTAQGLETLPMTMAPPYRGIHIDPTDFVVDDYDQTWYQYAFDEPQPMSRVFGPLARYSFYESKDNNQNWELDFDRPNYPAWAYISQKVYDCQQTYNFDFMRGDMAHVQMRPTGVPEMVGHYYDPLRAIKRYIRGNGIPHFAFFAETFLAPPDVMGYGDELDHLEAIEAESTLGDLQSLVVGSPEFKRQFAAYADYLNTRRFSPNFTVMTADKDDPRFDLFYRTGNLFRYFTALFLTDMPSYIGLGFELRNRHEERGANEEYSKLYVFQIGDDRQTDKVTHGPYQWGQNTDQFRRILRIRTFAEQIWPVIAEKETRWLIAPDERNDNDFIAWTHAEPTGYLFAASYSGVLPDSIPGLELPASAELVFDESGCRVWRTVEPLEE from the coding sequence ATGTCTATTGTGTCCAACGATCTGAAAGCCGATTGGCAGCTCAACCATCTGCTTTACACGGAAGCCTATCAATCTGGGCGTTCGTCGTTCATTCATAACCTGTTACCGCAGCTGGCGCTCCAGTTTTCGGTCTACCAGACGCTGGAAATCCTGCACAAGCGCTTAGGGAACGACGTACTTCGTCGGGCATTGGACCCGCTTGACACCATTCCGAGTCCGGTGAAAGGGCAGCCGGATGGCGAGTGGATCAAACAGAGTAACATGGTTGGGATCAATGTGCGCACGATCGGCTCTTTCTGGCAGGTTGTCAACTATGCCCTCACCCTTCCGGCCAGCCACGACAGTATCCATTTGCTTCCCATTTGGGAGCCGGGTATTGTCGGTAGTCTCTACGGCATGGTAAGCTGGCAGATCAATCCGGAATTCTTCGATGTTGAGCTGGCGCGGTATGTACCGGCACTGGACACCGTCGAAAAGCAGTTGAAAGTAGTGATGAATCTGCTTCATGCCATGGGTCGTACCGTGGGTATGGATGTAATTCCGCACACCGACCGTTTTTCGGAGATGGTGCTGGCCTGCCCGTCGCTGTTTGAGTGGGTGCAGCGCGATGGCGACAAAATTGCCGATCAGTCCAGTCTGGTGTATAAATACGTAGAGGAAGCCATCTGGCAGTACCTGAAATACGTTGGTGCGGCTGACGGATCGCCGATAACGTTCGCGAAAGATGTTTTTTTCTCAACCGATCTGGCTATTCTCACCGACGATCAGCGGTTACGTATTCTGTTTGGGCTACCGAACGACTACGGCGGGCGGTTGCAGCGCCGAATCAATCTGATCCGGCACCTGACGGCCCAGGGCCTTGAAACGCTGCCCATGACTATGGCCCCGCCTTATCGCGGCATCCACATCGACCCCACTGATTTTGTGGTGGACGACTACGATCAGACCTGGTATCAATACGCATTCGATGAGCCGCAGCCAATGTCGAGGGTATTTGGTCCGCTGGCCCGCTACAGTTTCTACGAGTCGAAGGACAATAACCAGAACTGGGAGCTTGATTTTGACCGGCCCAATTACCCGGCCTGGGCGTATATCAGTCAGAAAGTGTACGACTGCCAGCAAACGTACAACTTCGATTTTATGCGGGGTGATATGGCCCATGTACAGATGCGGCCAACCGGTGTGCCGGAGATGGTCGGCCATTATTACGATCCGCTGCGGGCTATAAAACGGTACATCCGGGGCAACGGAATACCTCACTTCGCCTTCTTCGCCGAAACGTTTCTGGCCCCGCCCGATGTCATGGGGTACGGCGATGAACTGGACCATCTGGAAGCCATCGAAGCCGAATCGACACTGGGCGATTTACAGTCGCTGGTGGTGGGGTCGCCTGAGTTTAAACGGCAGTTTGCTGCCTATGCCGACTACCTGAACACCCGTCGGTTCTCGCCTAACTTTACCGTTATGACGGCGGATAAGGATGACCCACGCTTCGATTTGTTTTATCGGACGGGTAATCTGTTTCGCTATTTCACCGCGTTGTTTCTGACCGACATGCCGAGCTACATTGGCCTGGGGTTCGAGTTACGCAATCGGCACGAAGAGCGCGGTGCGAACGAAGAGTACTCAAAACTTTACGTGTTCCAGATTGGCGATGACCGCCAGACCGACAAAGTAACGCACGGGCCATATCAATGGGGGCAAAACACCGACCAGTTTAGACGTATTCTCCGCATCAGGACTTTTGCGGAACAGATCTGGCCGGTCATTGCTGAGAAAGAGACCCGGTGGCTTATTGCGCCCGACGAACGGAACGACAACGACTTCATTGCCTGGACGCACGCAGAACCGACTGGTTATCTGTTTGCTGCATCTTATTCCGGCGTACTACCTGATTCGATCCCCGGACTGGAGCTACCCGCATCGGCTGAACTAGTTTTTGACGAAAGCGGTTGCCGAGTCTGGCGCACCGTTGAACCACTGGAGGAGTAA
- a CDS encoding element excision factor XisH family protein — protein MARDLFHQLVREALEADSWTITHDPFVLKSGSLRMEIDLAAEQVFAAERGTERIVIEPGRRSD, from the coding sequence ATGGCACGCGATTTATTTCATCAACTCGTTCGAGAAGCGCTAGAAGCAGACTCTTGGACGATTACCCACGATCCGTTCGTACTAAAGTCAGGTAGTTTGCGAATGGAGATCGATCTAGCCGCTGAGCAAGTATTCGCGGCTGAACGGGGTACAGAACGGATTGTTATTGAACCGGGGCGCCGGAGCGATTAA
- a CDS encoding element excision factor XisH family protein, whose amino-acid sequence MNRGAGAIKSFIGKSKLNDFYEAKGQYDVYRRGLKREGIQQKLYLTVDVDVFESFFQKALIAETLEEEMVSLIVYDIPTKRIVQWITR is encoded by the coding sequence TTGAACCGGGGCGCCGGAGCGATTAAAAGCTTCATTGGTAAATCAAAGCTGAATGATTTCTATGAGGCAAAAGGGCAGTACGACGTGTATCGGAGAGGGTTGAAAAGAGAAGGTATTCAACAAAAACTGTACCTGACAGTTGACGTTGATGTATTTGAGTCATTTTTTCAAAAAGCATTGATAGCTGAAACGCTGGAAGAGGAGATGGTATCGTTAATCGTTTATGATATACCAACTAAACGGATAGTACAATGGATAACCCGATAG
- a CDS encoding XisI protein: MDNPIAAYRNIVIELLESYARIPSVSADSNELEEQLILDTQRDHYQILAIGWENGRRVYYPVFHVDIRDNKIWVQEDATDFDLVGELERRGVAKSDIVLAFQSPYKRPYSGYAVA, translated from the coding sequence ATGGATAACCCGATAGCTGCGTACCGCAATATTGTCATTGAGTTGTTAGAATCATATGCTAGGATTCCGTCCGTAAGCGCGGATAGTAATGAACTTGAAGAACAGCTTATTTTGGATACCCAGCGAGATCATTATCAGATACTGGCGATCGGTTGGGAAAATGGTCGGCGCGTCTATTATCCTGTTTTCCATGTTGATATTCGAGACAATAAAATCTGGGTGCAGGAAGACGCTACCGATTTTGATCTGGTTGGTGAGTTAGAACGACGTGGGGTGGCCAAGAGTGACATTGTATTAGCGTTTCAGTCACCTTACAAGCGGCCATATTCGGGCTATGCTGTTGCCTGA
- a CDS encoding SPASM domain-containing protein, giving the protein MNRNVLDGLNFASKLTPKRVANALKVLYSYYDSRQRGKAIQRGLPMSVSFEPTTSCNLRCPECPSGLRSFTRPTGMLGEELYKRTIDELHETLLYLIFYFQGEPYLHPQFLDLVRYATDRNIYTATSTNAHYLTDANARKTVESGLDRLIISIDGTTQEVYQQYRVGGKLEKVLEGTKNIIRWKKELKSRTPHVVFQFLVVKPNQHQIAEVKKLARELGVDEVGLKTAQIYEYEHGSDLIPTLDQYSRYAAQSDGTYAIKNGFGDHCWKMWHSCVITWDGLVVPCCFDKDAHHRLGDLQQQSFTDLWHGSAYQEFRQTLLRSRSEIEMCRNCTEGTKVWA; this is encoded by the coding sequence ATGAATCGTAACGTACTCGACGGCCTTAATTTTGCATCTAAACTGACCCCAAAGCGTGTGGCTAATGCGCTTAAGGTGTTATACAGTTATTATGATTCACGGCAACGTGGCAAGGCCATTCAGCGGGGGTTGCCCATGTCAGTGTCGTTCGAGCCAACCACATCCTGCAATCTGCGCTGTCCCGAATGTCCCAGTGGGTTACGATCGTTTACGCGCCCGACCGGCATGCTTGGCGAAGAACTTTACAAGCGCACCATCGACGAACTTCACGAAACGCTGCTCTATCTGATCTTTTATTTTCAGGGTGAACCCTATCTGCATCCGCAGTTCCTCGACCTTGTGCGTTATGCTACGGATCGTAATATCTATACCGCCACCAGTACGAACGCTCACTACCTGACCGATGCCAACGCGCGCAAAACAGTGGAGTCAGGACTGGATCGACTCATTATTTCCATTGATGGCACGACGCAGGAAGTATACCAGCAGTATCGGGTAGGGGGGAAGCTCGAAAAGGTACTCGAAGGCACGAAGAATATCATTCGCTGGAAAAAGGAATTGAAATCAAGGACGCCCCATGTTGTGTTTCAGTTTCTGGTTGTCAAACCCAACCAGCATCAGATTGCCGAAGTGAAAAAATTGGCTCGTGAGTTGGGCGTGGATGAAGTCGGGCTGAAAACGGCTCAGATTTATGAGTATGAACATGGCTCAGACCTGATTCCGACGCTGGACCAATACAGCCGCTACGCTGCCCAATCGGACGGGACCTACGCTATCAAAAATGGTTTTGGCGACCATTGCTGGAAAATGTGGCACTCCTGCGTAATCACCTGGGACGGTCTGGTCGTGCCGTGCTGCTTCGACAAAGACGCTCACCATCGGCTTGGCGACCTCCAGCAGCAGTCCTTCACCGATCTTTGGCATGGATCGGCTTATCAGGAATTTCGTCAGACATTACTCCGTTCGCGTTCCGAAATCGAGATGTGCCGCAACTGCACCGAGGGGACAAAGGTGTGGGCCTGA
- a CDS encoding ParA family protein, with protein MGKVIAIANQKGGVGKTTTTINLAASLAALEFQTLIVDADPQANSTSGLGYNPKEIENSIYECMVEGVRPQDAIIQTDFPNLNLLPSHIDLVGAEIEMINLQNREDKMKNALDSIRDDYDFIIIDCSPSLGLITINSLTAADSVIIPVQCEYFALEGLGKLLNTIKIIQSRLNTQLAIEGILLTMYDLRVRLSNQVVGEVTSHFQQMVFSTIIPRNIRLSESPSFGVPALAQDADSKGAVSYLNLAREILAKNGLMPHEV; from the coding sequence ATGGGTAAAGTCATTGCTATCGCCAACCAAAAAGGTGGCGTCGGTAAAACTACGACAACAATCAATTTGGCCGCCAGCTTGGCCGCCCTCGAATTTCAAACGCTTATTGTGGATGCAGATCCGCAGGCAAACTCAACCTCCGGGCTGGGGTACAATCCAAAAGAAATCGAGAACAGCATTTACGAGTGCATGGTCGAAGGAGTTCGTCCGCAGGATGCTATTATTCAGACGGATTTCCCGAACCTGAACTTACTTCCTTCGCACATTGACCTCGTTGGTGCTGAGATCGAGATGATTAACCTCCAGAACCGGGAGGATAAGATGAAAAACGCACTCGACAGCATCCGCGACGATTACGATTTCATCATTATCGACTGCTCGCCATCGCTGGGATTGATCACCATTAACAGTCTGACTGCTGCCGATTCCGTTATTATTCCGGTTCAATGCGAGTATTTTGCGCTCGAAGGATTGGGTAAACTGCTGAATACGATCAAGATCATTCAGTCGCGGTTGAACACGCAACTGGCCATCGAAGGCATTCTGCTGACCATGTATGATCTGCGCGTTCGACTCTCGAATCAGGTAGTGGGTGAGGTAACGAGCCATTTCCAGCAGATGGTGTTCAGCACGATCATTCCGCGAAACATTCGGTTGAGTGAATCGCCCAGTTTTGGTGTTCCGGCCCTGGCGCAGGATGCTGACAGCAAAGGAGCCGTCAGTTATCTGAATCTGGCCCGCGAAATTCTGGCTAAGAATGGCCTGATGCCGCATGAAGTGTAA
- a CDS encoding ParB/RepB/Spo0J family partition protein, which yields MDNTKAPNKKMIGLGRGLGALLHDSEAVNRQSKPSPFESISTMTEIALSLIETNPFQPRTRFDEEALQELAESIRIQGIIQPITVRQLGKDRYQLISGERRLQATKLIGMTHIPAYVRTANDQQMLEMALIENIQRENLNSIEIALSYQRLITECSLKQEELGERVGKNRTTVNNYIRLLRLPPVIQAALRDNKISMGHARAIINIENPDAQIRLFNRTVDEEWSVRKVEEAVRNLSDDGEDPIATRRVTLPKQEMRSLQFKLSSLFGTKVSIKADEKHKGEIKIPFTSQEELTKILEVLNSQT from the coding sequence ATGGACAACACCAAAGCACCGAATAAGAAGATGATAGGATTGGGCCGAGGCTTGGGTGCCCTGTTGCACGACAGTGAAGCAGTCAACCGGCAGTCGAAACCGTCGCCGTTTGAGTCCATCAGCACAATGACCGAAATTGCGTTGTCGCTGATTGAAACGAATCCCTTCCAGCCCCGAACCCGCTTCGACGAAGAAGCGTTGCAGGAACTTGCCGAATCGATCCGGATTCAGGGAATTATCCAGCCCATCACGGTTCGGCAGCTGGGTAAAGACCGCTACCAGTTAATCTCAGGGGAACGTCGCCTTCAGGCAACCAAACTGATCGGGATGACTCATATTCCGGCGTATGTTCGGACAGCCAATGACCAGCAGATGCTGGAAATGGCCCTGATCGAGAACATTCAGCGGGAAAATCTAAACTCCATAGAAATTGCCCTTAGCTACCAGCGTCTGATTACCGAGTGTAGCCTGAAGCAGGAAGAACTGGGCGAACGCGTTGGTAAAAACCGCACGACGGTCAACAACTACATCCGGTTGCTGAGGCTCCCTCCCGTAATTCAGGCGGCTCTGCGTGATAACAAGATTTCGATGGGTCACGCGCGGGCGATCATCAACATTGAAAATCCGGATGCACAGATTCGGCTGTTCAACAGAACCGTCGATGAAGAGTGGTCGGTTCGTAAGGTTGAAGAGGCCGTCCGGAACCTGTCCGACGATGGTGAAGACCCCATTGCTACCCGCCGGGTAACCTTGCCTAAGCAGGAAATGCGCAGTCTACAGTTCAAGCTATCGTCGTTGTTCGGAACGAAGGTGTCGATCAAAGCGGACGAGAAACACAAGGGTGAAATTAAAATCCCGTTCACCTCGCAGGAGGAACTGACTAAAATTCTTGAGGTACTGAACTCGCAGACTTAA
- a CDS encoding DUF5683 domain-containing protein, with protein MKQHSAILVLFLLVALPAFAQRPAIVPAPTPAPTDSTRQLQSATDTIPAAVQRNGIRVGSSVLTPEGDSASLATDTTEVTASQEAKIRKIIPRKATMRSLILPGLGQAYNRQYYKIPFIYAGFGVMGYLFLRYRNLANQAEEGYRLLKYGRPNGTNTPDPVTSVVIGSQIITTQTGAKSGYDLYRSYRDLNILLSLALWGVNIVEANVAAHLKTFDLSDDISMRIEPRALPMPGAGLVPGVRIAFTFK; from the coding sequence ATGAAACAACATTCGGCTATACTCGTCCTGTTCCTGCTGGTTGCGCTGCCTGCCTTTGCACAGCGTCCGGCTATTGTTCCCGCGCCAACACCGGCACCGACAGACTCGACCCGGCAGCTACAGTCGGCCACGGATACGATTCCGGCCGCTGTTCAGCGTAATGGCATTCGGGTTGGTAGTTCGGTCTTGACACCCGAGGGCGACTCGGCTAGCCTCGCTACGGATACGACGGAGGTTACCGCCAGTCAGGAAGCCAAAATCCGAAAGATCATCCCCCGCAAGGCAACGATGCGTTCGCTGATTTTGCCGGGTCTGGGGCAGGCATATAATCGCCAATATTACAAGATTCCGTTCATTTACGCTGGTTTTGGCGTGATGGGTTATCTGTTTCTTAGATATCGGAATCTGGCAAATCAGGCCGAAGAAGGATATCGGTTGCTAAAATATGGCCGACCGAATGGTACGAATACTCCAGATCCGGTAACATCGGTTGTTATTGGATCGCAAATTATTACGACACAAACGGGGGCTAAATCAGGATATGATCTGTACCGGAGTTATCGAGACCTGAACATCTTGCTATCACTTGCGCTCTGGGGCGTTAACATTGTGGAGGCCAATGTGGCCGCTCACCTCAAGACCTTTGATCTGTCCGACGATATTTCCATGCGCATCGAACCCAGAGCCCTGCCTATGCCGGGTGCTGGACTTGTGCCGGGCGTTCGGATCGCTTTTACGTTTAAATAA
- the dapB gene encoding 4-hydroxy-tetrahydrodipicolinate reductase: MNILLLGYGKMGKTIETIALDRGHQIAARVDRGDAPGYNHTDLEAIPTDAVDVAIEFSSPEAAVDNINYCLTRGWPIVCGTTGWLGHRADIEQLCQEKNGAFFYASNYSIGVNLFFRLNKTLARFMRNYPSYHVSMTEIHHTEKKDAPSGTAITLAEGVMENLPGKHRWVNKEAAGDESLIDSTDAVEIESLREGVVPGTHTVRYDSDVDQIEITHTAHSRQGFALGAVVAAEWIIGREGIFGMDDLLGNDGF; this comes from the coding sequence ATGAATATTCTCCTCCTTGGCTACGGCAAAATGGGTAAGACAATCGAGACGATTGCGCTCGATCGTGGCCACCAGATTGCCGCACGCGTTGACCGTGGGGATGCCCCCGGCTATAACCATACGGACTTAGAAGCCATACCGACTGATGCCGTTGATGTGGCGATCGAATTTAGTTCGCCCGAAGCGGCTGTCGATAATATTAACTACTGTTTGACGCGCGGCTGGCCGATCGTTTGTGGTACAACGGGTTGGCTGGGCCATCGGGCTGACATTGAGCAGCTATGCCAGGAGAAGAACGGTGCATTCTTCTACGCATCGAACTATAGCATTGGCGTCAACCTGTTTTTCCGGTTGAACAAGACGCTGGCGCGGTTCATGCGGAATTATCCGTCCTATCACGTGTCGATGACGGAAATCCACCACACCGAAAAGAAAGATGCGCCCAGCGGAACCGCCATCACGTTGGCAGAGGGCGTTATGGAAAACCTGCCCGGCAAACATCGTTGGGTAAACAAAGAAGCCGCTGGCGATGAATCATTGATTGACTCGACCGACGCCGTCGAGATCGAATCCCTGCGTGAAGGAGTTGTTCCCGGAACGCATACCGTTCGATACGATTCGGATGTGGACCAGATCGAGATTACGCACACCGCCCATAGTCGGCAGGGTTTTGCACTTGGTGCCGTAGTGGCCGCGGAGTGGATTATTGGTCGCGAAGGGATATTCGGGATGGATGATTTACTCGGAAATGATGGATTCTAA
- the lepB gene encoding signal peptidase I — MSITKTQAETRPVKPQKSAIREWFDSVLFAVVAATLIRWLFMEAFTIPTPSMENSLMVGDFLFVSKLHYGTRTPRTPLQVPLTHQKIWGTDIPSYSTAIQLPSYRLPGFTHVKNGDVVVFNVPPKYLNDNIDYPVDLKTNYIKRCIGIPGDVLEVRQRDVFINGKPFAKPPRAEQKYFVKTTEVLDASFFRKYEIVNDYRDPSQPTENWKPLEQYNDSTKATAMVGYMVNTTEDVINKFKDFDWVKGIEPMSDKPGEMSPGIYGTPTFKWNHDNFGPITIPKKGATIPINAQTIALYAPVIELYEGNEKVEVTPASIKIGGQPITSYTFKQDYYFMMGDNRDNSLDSRFWGFVPEDHIVGKAVFVWMSLDPNPANVWNKIRWNRLFRTID, encoded by the coding sequence GTGTCAATAACCAAAACACAGGCCGAAACAAGGCCGGTTAAACCCCAAAAGTCGGCCATTCGGGAGTGGTTCGATTCCGTTCTGTTCGCTGTTGTAGCGGCTACGCTTATCCGGTGGCTGTTTATGGAGGCCTTCACGATTCCGACACCATCCATGGAAAATAGCCTGATGGTTGGCGATTTTCTATTCGTAAGCAAACTGCATTATGGTACCCGGACGCCCCGGACGCCTTTACAGGTTCCACTGACCCATCAGAAAATATGGGGAACGGATATTCCGTCCTATAGTACGGCCATCCAATTACCATCGTATCGGTTACCCGGTTTCACGCACGTTAAAAATGGCGATGTGGTCGTGTTCAACGTGCCACCGAAGTACCTCAACGACAATATCGATTACCCCGTTGATCTGAAAACGAACTACATCAAACGGTGTATTGGTATTCCGGGCGATGTATTGGAGGTTCGCCAGCGCGACGTGTTTATTAATGGCAAACCGTTTGCGAAACCACCCCGTGCCGAACAGAAATATTTTGTAAAAACAACGGAGGTGCTGGATGCCAGCTTCTTCCGGAAGTACGAAATCGTTAACGACTACCGCGACCCCAGCCAGCCAACTGAAAACTGGAAACCGCTGGAGCAATACAACGATTCGACCAAGGCAACGGCTATGGTCGGGTATATGGTCAATACGACGGAGGACGTAATTAACAAATTCAAGGATTTCGATTGGGTGAAAGGCATTGAACCGATGAGCGATAAGCCCGGCGAAATGTCACCCGGTATCTACGGAACGCCAACGTTCAAATGGAATCACGATAATTTCGGACCGATAACGATCCCGAAAAAAGGCGCTACGATTCCGATCAATGCCCAAACGATTGCTCTGTACGCTCCCGTGATCGAACTGTATGAAGGCAACGAAAAAGTGGAAGTGACGCCGGCCAGCATCAAAATTGGTGGTCAGCCGATTACGTCCTACACGTTTAAACAGGATTACTACTTTATGATGGGCGATAACCGCGACAATTCGCTCGATTCCCGGTTCTGGGGTTTTGTTCCTGAAGATCACATTGTTGGTAAAGCGGTTTTTGTCTGGATGTCACTTGACCCGAATCCGGCCAATGTCTGGAATAAAATTCGCTGGAACCGCCTATTCAGAACGATCGACTAA
- a CDS encoding N-acetylmuramoyl-L-alanine amidase family protein has product MALFGPRYAQVAVKDNSLRGAVYYLASGHGGPDPGALGHLGKHILPEDEYAYDVTIRLARALIEHGATVYMIIRDRNDGIRDDKILKLDHDEVTYPNQTIPLSQVTRLRQCTDAVNRLNQKHKGAYQRLVTIHVDSRSEGQTIDVFFYHHENSAVGKRLAKNIHRSFSAGYKRHQPNRSYLGNVSDRSTLYVVRNSHPPTVFIELGNIRNEKDQRRFLLAGNRQVLANWIYDGMRADYRAR; this is encoded by the coding sequence ATGGCGCTATTCGGCCCCCGATATGCCCAGGTAGCTGTTAAGGATAATTCGTTGCGGGGAGCTGTGTATTATCTGGCATCAGGTCATGGTGGCCCCGATCCGGGGGCATTAGGGCATTTGGGAAAGCACATTTTGCCGGAAGATGAATACGCGTATGACGTAACTATCCGGCTGGCCCGCGCCTTGATCGAACACGGGGCAACGGTCTATATGATTATCCGAGACCGGAACGACGGTATTCGCGATGACAAAATTCTGAAACTGGACCACGACGAAGTTACCTATCCCAATCAGACCATTCCATTGAGTCAGGTGACCCGGCTGCGTCAGTGTACCGATGCCGTTAACAGGCTGAACCAAAAGCACAAAGGAGCTTATCAGCGGCTGGTAACTATCCATGTCGATAGCCGGAGTGAGGGGCAGACCATCGACGTATTTTTTTACCACCACGAAAACAGCGCCGTGGGAAAGCGGCTGGCCAAGAATATTCATCGGAGCTTCAGCGCGGGTTACAAACGCCACCAGCCTAATCGAAGCTATCTGGGTAATGTGTCGGACCGAAGCACCCTGTATGTGGTCCGGAACAGCCATCCGCCAACTGTCTTTATTGAGCTGGGCAACATTCGCAACGAGAAAGACCAGCGACGCTTTCTGCTGGCTGGTAACCGGCAGGTGCTGGCTAACTGGATATACGATGGTATGCGGGCTGATTATAGAGCGAGGTGA
- the ung gene encoding uracil-DNA glycosylase — protein sequence MNVSIAESWQKHLQPEFDKPYFVELANFLRQEYSTQRIYPPGKLMFNAFNACSFDDTRVVILGQDPYHGEGQANGLAFSVADGITKPPSLVNIFKEIQDDLGKPVPKSGNLERWANQGVMLLNSTLTVRAGQAGSHQGKGWETFTDTVIKLISDEKKDVVFMLWGAYAQKKGAVIDSKKHLILKAKHPSPMAAQWGGWFGTKHFSQANTYLESKGLPTIDW from the coding sequence ATGAACGTATCTATTGCAGAATCGTGGCAAAAGCATTTACAGCCCGAATTTGATAAACCTTATTTTGTCGAACTAGCCAATTTTTTACGACAGGAATATAGTACTCAGCGCATTTATCCGCCTGGTAAGCTGATGTTCAACGCATTTAATGCGTGCAGTTTCGATGATACCCGTGTTGTCATTCTTGGTCAGGACCCTTACCACGGCGAAGGACAGGCCAATGGGCTTGCGTTCTCCGTAGCCGATGGCATTACCAAACCGCCGTCGCTGGTCAATATCTTTAAGGAAATTCAGGACGATCTGGGTAAACCTGTTCCTAAATCGGGCAATCTCGAACGCTGGGCAAATCAGGGTGTGATGCTTCTGAACTCAACACTTACGGTTCGGGCAGGGCAGGCGGGATCGCACCAGGGCAAAGGCTGGGAGACATTTACGGATACGGTAATCAAGCTGATCTCCGACGAAAAGAAAGATGTCGTCTTTATGCTCTGGGGTGCTTACGCGCAGAAGAAAGGAGCTGTTATTGACAGCAAAAAACACCTGATCCTGAAAGCAAAACACCCATCGCCAATGGCTGCACAATGGGGCGGCTGGTTTGGAACGAAACATTTCAGCCAGGCGAACACGTATCTGGAAAGCAAAGGACTACCTACGATCGACTGGTAG
- the apaG gene encoding Co2+/Mg2+ efflux protein ApaG, with protein MVSSVTEGVKVSVKTEYQSDYSSPLQAHYVFTYRITIENASDYTIQLLRRHWTIFDSNGTIREVEGEGVVGLQPVLEPGEVHQYVSGCNLRSSMGKMAGTYLVERIIDGKQVRVAIPEFTMIVPYKLN; from the coding sequence ATGGTATCGTCAGTCACAGAAGGTGTAAAGGTAAGCGTAAAGACAGAGTACCAGTCAGACTACTCTAGTCCACTGCAGGCACACTATGTGTTTACCTACCGAATTACGATCGAAAATGCCAGCGACTATACCATCCAGTTGCTTCGTCGTCACTGGACCATTTTTGATTCCAACGGGACCATTCGCGAGGTAGAAGGCGAGGGCGTAGTGGGCTTGCAACCTGTGCTGGAGCCCGGTGAGGTCCACCAGTATGTGTCTGGATGTAACCTGCGCTCAAGTATGGGTAAAATGGCTGGAACCTACCTTGTTGAACGGATTATCGACGGTAAACAGGTTCGCGTGGCGATCCCGGAATTCACGATGATCGTGCCCTACAAATTAAATTAA